A region from the Nodularia sp. LEGE 06071 genome encodes:
- a CDS encoding thioester reductase domain-containing protein: MKPIEIFLAELCSLDIKLSAAGDRLRCNAAKGALTSDLTTQLAERKTEILAYLNSHNAGLDVINLEAEAVLDATIFPAIASELTAKIEQIFLTGATGFLGAFLLYELLQETEANIYCLVREENSDLGKQKIQDQLKSYQLWQENFSNRIMPIIGDLSQPLLGLSEAQFQMMSHQIDVIYHNGALVHLFYPYTALKAVNVLGTQEILRLASLGKLKSVHFISSLSVMQSLNYVKDKVVKEEDLISDRWQNLYHGYAESKWVAERLVAIARARGIPVTIYRPGMVTGSSKTGVGKTEDLWSKLLKSFVLLGKAPDMDTVLWDITPVDYVSQAVVHLSKQQNSLGKIFHLLNSQPTPLSKIVDSMRAFGYAIEQVSYDEWRTDLSVLVQNTPTHPLSSLLMTFVEHFSEEQLQVLQLKYDSQNTLNALEDSSIHCPPPSDRLINTYLSYFRDRGFLDS, from the coding sequence ATGAAACCTATAGAGATATTTTTGGCAGAACTTTGTAGTCTAGATATCAAACTTTCGGCAGCAGGCGATCGCTTGCGTTGTAATGCCGCTAAAGGGGCGCTAACATCTGATTTAACAACTCAGCTTGCCGAACGCAAAACCGAAATTTTAGCATATTTAAATAGTCATAACGCTGGTCTAGATGTAATTAATCTGGAAGCTGAAGCTGTTTTAGATGCGACAATTTTTCCGGCGATAGCTTCTGAGTTGACTGCCAAAATTGAGCAGATATTTTTGACTGGCGCAACTGGGTTTTTAGGGGCATTTTTACTTTACGAACTGTTGCAAGAAACAGAAGCTAATATTTATTGCTTGGTACGTGAGGAAAATTCTGATTTAGGTAAACAGAAAATTCAAGACCAGCTTAAATCTTATCAGCTTTGGCAGGAGAATTTTAGTAATAGAATTATGCCAATCATCGGGGATTTATCCCAACCGCTTCTCGGTTTGAGCGAAGCACAATTTCAGATGATGTCTCATCAAATTGATGTTATCTATCATAATGGTGCGTTAGTTCATCTTTTTTATCCCTACACAGCACTCAAAGCCGTCAATGTTTTAGGAACACAAGAAATCCTGCGTTTAGCTAGCCTGGGTAAGCTAAAATCCGTGCATTTTATTTCTAGTCTTTCTGTAATGCAGTCTCTTAATTATGTGAAAGACAAGGTAGTGAAAGAAGAAGATTTAATCAGCGATCGCTGGCAGAATCTATACCACGGTTATGCAGAAAGTAAATGGGTAGCCGAACGGTTAGTTGCGATCGCCCGCGCGAGAGGAATACCAGTTACTATTTATCGACCAGGAATGGTAACGGGAAGCAGTAAAACGGGAGTCGGTAAAACTGAAGATTTATGGAGTAAATTGCTCAAAAGTTTTGTCTTACTGGGAAAAGCTCCAGATATGGATACAGTGTTATGGGATATAACTCCTGTAGACTATGTAAGTCAGGCTGTTGTTCATCTATCAAAGCAACAAAACTCACTAGGAAAAATATTTCACTTGCTTAATTCTCAACCTACCCCTCTGAGTAAAATTGTGGACTCAATGAGAGCATTTGGTTATGCCATTGAGCAGGTATCATACGATGAATGGAGAACCGACCTCAGCGTTTTAGTTCAAAATACTCCAACCCATCCCCTCAGTTCGCTGTTGATGACTTTTGTGGAGCATTTTTCTGAAGAACAATTACAAGTATTGCAATTGAAATACGATTCTCAAAATACACTCAATGCTCTGGAAGATAGCTCGATTCACTGTCCACCACCGAGCGACAGATTAATTAATACTTATCTATCTTATTTTCGCGATCGCGGTTTTTTAGATTCTTGA
- a CDS encoding LLM class flavin-dependent oxidoreductase: MKFSLFYFSGDGSTSQNDKYRLFIEGSKFADQQGFSAVWIPERHFDAFGGLYPNPSVLGAAIAMVTEQIQIRSGSVVMPLQHPLRVAEEWAVVDNLSQGRVSLSFAPGWQPNDFVLYPEKYADKKEIMWRDIQTVQKLWQGEAIALEGGKGKSIPTQTFPRPLQPQLSIWITSLSDETFIEAGRIGANILTSSLYQSLEDIYRKISLYRQSLAQHGHDPQQGKVALMIHTFLGKNIDEVKQRVKEPFTNYLKTHLDLMAKTVGQSRFSIDPKTMSAQDLEDLLAYSFESYFNTKVLMGTPESCRKMIDDFQKAGIDEVAALIDFGVDFDGVMESLNYLQELKSHYEIVPVEQVLIN, encoded by the coding sequence ATGAAATTCAGTCTGTTTTATTTTTCTGGGGATGGTTCCACCTCCCAGAATGACAAATATCGCTTATTTATTGAAGGTAGCAAATTTGCCGACCAACAGGGCTTTTCCGCCGTTTGGATTCCAGAACGTCATTTTGATGCTTTTGGCGGTTTATATCCCAATCCATCAGTGTTAGGAGCGGCAATTGCCATGGTGACTGAGCAAATTCAAATCCGCTCTGGTAGCGTTGTGATGCCCCTCCAGCACCCTCTGCGAGTCGCCGAGGAATGGGCTGTGGTGGATAATTTATCACAAGGTAGAGTGAGTTTATCTTTCGCTCCTGGTTGGCAACCTAATGACTTTGTTCTTTATCCCGAAAAGTATGCTGACAAAAAGGAAATTATGTGGCGGGATATTCAAACTGTGCAGAAGCTTTGGCAAGGAGAAGCAATTGCACTTGAAGGTGGTAAAGGCAAATCTATCCCCACTCAAACATTTCCCAGACCGCTACAACCTCAGCTTTCAATTTGGATTACTTCTCTGTCGGATGAGACATTTATTGAAGCTGGCAGAATTGGAGCTAATATTCTCACTTCCTCGCTGTATCAAAGTTTAGAAGATATTTACCGCAAAATCTCACTTTATCGCCAATCGCTAGCCCAGCACGGTCACGACCCGCAGCAGGGAAAAGTAGCGCTGATGATACATACTTTTCTGGGTAAAAATATCGATGAAGTTAAACAAAGAGTCAAGGAGCCTTTTACTAACTACCTCAAAACCCATTTGGATCTTATGGCTAAAACGGTGGGTCAATCAAGATTTTCTATAGACCCGAAAACAATGTCTGCCCAAGATTTAGAAGATTTGTTGGCATATAGTTTTGAGTCTTATTTTAATACAAAGGTCTTGATGGGAACTCCAGAAAGTTGTAGAAAAATGATTGATGATTTTCAAAAAGCTGGGATAGATGAAGTGGCTGCTTTAATTGATTTTGGAGTTGATTTTGATGGGGTTATGGAGAGTCTTAATTATCTTCAAGAACTTAAAAGCCATTACGAAATAGTTCCGGTTGAACAAGTTTTGATTAATTGA
- a CDS encoding NIL domain-containing protein, with product MTRLRVRLHIPQFYLREPIISQMISRYKLTVNITGAELDKNTNEQGCFDLELGGSMSHINSCLNYLESLNFQILGNPNTDGDGWYY from the coding sequence ATGACTCGACTACGTGTGCGTTTACATATTCCTCAATTTTACTTGCGAGAACCAATTATTTCTCAAATGATTTCTCGTTATAAATTGACGGTTAATATTACTGGAGCAGAGCTAGACAAAAATACTAATGAGCAAGGATGTTTTGACTTAGAACTAGGAGGTTCTATGTCTCACATTAATAGTTGTTTAAATTATCTGGAATCTTTAAATTTCCAGATTTTAGGTAATCCGAATACAGATGGTGATGGTTGGTATTATTGA
- a CDS encoding non-ribosomal peptide synthetase, which translates to MNDFDRRIAALSPEQRALLELHLKQKQGLKLPQKSVIPTRVKDDNPLASFAQQRMWFQHQMGHKSAISNNIPVSLEISGRLQVEVLERSIKAIIQLHQVLRTTLKTVNDRLVQVISPTVDFTLPLIDLRSLAPTEREAKKQQLIFAEACQPFDFSGNLFIRVTLLRLDETEYIMLMTMHHIVSDAWSIGVFFRDLNAFYQAFASNQFPSLAELPIQYADFAVWQREYVQGAILDQELAYWKQQLADAPTLLQLPTDRPRPLMHSFAGKKQFFMLSQTLTQSLRNLSQQTKTTLFMLLLAAFQTLLYRYTGQPDILIGSPVANRDRLETEELIGCLMNTVVFRNNLGDNPSFRELLTRVKETVLAAFAHQNLPFEKLVEELQLPRNLSHSVLFQVMFVLQNATSSRNIQLPDLDLHYSLVDNQTSQFDLTIHLVEEEFGLVGRLEYSTDLFDDSTITRLIAHFQTLLTSCAENCDRLISELPILTADERQQFLEWNQTATDYSQHACIHQLFEQQVTRTPDAVAVVCGEQQLTYAQLNQRANQLAHYLQKQGVKPEVLVGICVERSLSMVVGILGILKAGGVYVPLDPTYPLQRLAFVLSDAQVSVLLTQAHLLESLPQIESPIVCLDSDWQLIEKESQKNLATPVTPNNLAYVIYTSGSTGQPKGVEIAHQSLVNYTEAAIAHFEISQRDRILQFASISFDAAAEEIFPCLTQGATLILRTAQILSSVPVFLKTCHEWRLTVLDLPTAFWHQIVVELPNIDLSIPDSVRLVILGGEKVLPERLMIWQQQAPGVSLINTYGPTEATIVTTTCALSELQLTEISGRNLPIGKPIANTQTYILDPHLNQMPIGVPGELYIGGAGLARGYLNRPDLTDAAFIPNPFIPVPKARLYKTGDLVRYAIDGTIEFLGRIDRQVKIRGFRIEPEEIENLLTQHDDVQNAIVIAREERLGNKQLIAYVVPQPKHAIAIEDLRRFIESQLPKYMMPQTFVILADLPLTPNGKIDYLALPDPQLSRTSSATDVITPRTPTETLVAQIFSQVLEIDSVGINDDFFDLGGNSLLAIQLTTKLFQALDIELTVVEIFKNATVATLATSIDKMQILKQLSAAAVENLNEREELEI; encoded by the coding sequence ATGAATGACTTTGATCGAAGAATTGCGGCTCTTTCTCCAGAACAACGGGCTTTATTAGAGTTGCATCTCAAACAAAAACAGGGTTTGAAATTGCCACAGAAATCTGTAATTCCTACAAGAGTTAAAGATGACAACCCTCTTGCATCTTTTGCCCAACAAAGAATGTGGTTTCAACACCAAATGGGACACAAAAGTGCTATTTCTAATAATATTCCTGTCAGTCTAGAAATTAGCGGTCGGCTGCAAGTAGAGGTTTTAGAGCGAAGTATTAAAGCAATTATTCAGCTTCATCAGGTTTTACGTACTACTCTGAAGACTGTGAACGATCGCTTGGTACAAGTGATTTCGCCGACTGTAGATTTCACTTTACCATTAATTGATTTGCGATCGCTTGCTCCCACAGAACGGGAAGCCAAAAAACAGCAACTGATTTTCGCGGAAGCCTGTCAACCGTTTGACTTTTCGGGTAATTTGTTCATCAGAGTGACGCTACTGCGCTTAGATGAGACAGAATATATCATGCTGATGACCATGCACCATATTGTGTCCGATGCTTGGTCAATTGGGGTATTTTTCCGTGATTTGAATGCTTTTTATCAAGCTTTTGCTAGCAACCAGTTTCCATCCTTAGCCGAATTACCAATCCAATATGCAGATTTTGCAGTTTGGCAAAGAGAATATGTGCAGGGAGCGATATTAGATCAAGAACTGGCTTACTGGAAACAGCAATTAGCAGATGCTCCAACTTTATTACAATTACCAACTGATCGACCTCGACCGTTGATGCATTCTTTCGCGGGAAAGAAGCAATTTTTTATGCTGTCTCAAACTCTCACGCAGTCACTTAGAAATCTATCTCAGCAAACCAAAACTACTTTATTTATGCTGCTACTAGCGGCATTTCAAACTTTACTATATCGCTATACAGGACAGCCGGATATTTTAATCGGTTCGCCGGTTGCTAATCGCGATCGCCTTGAGACTGAGGAATTAATTGGTTGTTTAATGAATACGGTGGTATTCCGCAACAATTTAGGCGATAATCCCAGCTTTCGAGAATTATTAACTCGCGTCAAAGAAACAGTATTAGCAGCTTTTGCCCATCAAAACTTACCATTTGAAAAGCTCGTAGAGGAATTACAGCTACCGCGAAATTTAAGTCATTCAGTATTGTTTCAGGTAATGTTTGTTCTGCAAAATGCTACTTCTTCCCGAAATATCCAACTTCCAGACCTAGATTTGCATTACTCTTTAGTTGATAATCAAACTTCTCAGTTTGATCTGACTATTCATTTAGTCGAAGAAGAGTTTGGCTTAGTGGGAAGACTGGAATATAGTACTGATTTGTTTGATGACTCGACCATCACCCGCCTCATCGCACATTTTCAAACTTTATTAACCAGCTGCGCTGAAAATTGCGATCGCCTAATTTCGGAATTACCCATATTGACTGCGGACGAACGCCAGCAGTTTCTGGAATGGAATCAAACCGCAACAGATTATTCTCAACACGCCTGTATCCATCAATTATTTGAACAGCAGGTAACCAGAACACCCGATGCTGTGGCTGTAGTCTGTGGAGAACAGCAACTAACCTATGCACAACTGAATCAGCGTGCCAATCAGTTAGCTCATTATCTCCAAAAACAGGGTGTGAAACCAGAAGTTTTAGTTGGTATCTGTGTAGAGCGATCGCTTTCAATGGTGGTAGGTATATTAGGTATCCTCAAAGCGGGTGGTGTTTATGTGCCTCTCGATCCGACCTATCCCCTGCAAAGACTTGCTTTTGTTCTGTCTGATGCTCAAGTGTCCGTGCTATTAACTCAAGCACATTTGTTAGAAAGTTTACCCCAAATAGAATCTCCCATAGTTTGCTTAGATAGCGATTGGCAATTGATTGAGAAAGAAAGCCAAAAGAACTTAGCAACTCCAGTTACGCCCAACAACTTAGCTTACGTTATTTATACCTCTGGCTCCACCGGACAACCAAAGGGAGTCGAGATCGCCCACCAGTCACTGGTCAATTATACCGAAGCTGCGATCGCCCATTTTGAAATTTCTCAGCGCGATCGCATTCTCCAATTTGCCTCCATTAGCTTCGATGCGGCTGCGGAAGAAATTTTTCCCTGTCTGACTCAAGGTGCAACTTTAATCTTACGAACCGCTCAAATTTTAAGTTCTGTACCAGTCTTTCTGAAAACTTGCCATGAATGGCGGCTGACTGTACTAGATTTACCCACTGCATTTTGGCATCAAATAGTAGTGGAACTGCCCAACATCGACTTATCAATTCCTGATTCCGTGCGACTGGTAATTTTAGGCGGTGAAAAGGTACTCCCAGAGCGATTGATGATTTGGCAGCAGCAAGCCCCAGGAGTTAGCTTAATCAACACTTATGGTCCAACAGAAGCCACTATTGTTACTACGACTTGCGCGCTCTCAGAGTTACAACTGACCGAAATATCAGGACGCAATTTACCCATTGGTAAGCCTATTGCTAATACTCAAACTTATATTCTTGACCCGCACTTAAATCAGATGCCCATAGGCGTTCCAGGGGAGCTTTATATCGGCGGAGCAGGTTTAGCTAGAGGTTATTTAAACCGACCCGATTTAACTGATGCTGCTTTTATTCCCAACCCATTTATTCCAGTTCCAAAAGCGCGTCTTTACAAAACTGGTGACTTGGTACGTTATGCCATTGACGGCACTATTGAATTTTTAGGACGCATTGACCGCCAGGTAAAAATTCGTGGTTTTCGCATCGAACCAGAAGAGATTGAAAACTTACTAACTCAGCATGATGATGTGCAGAACGCTATAGTCATAGCGCGAGAAGAACGACTTGGTAATAAACAGCTAATTGCTTATGTCGTACCTCAGCCAAAACACGCGATCGCCATTGAAGATTTGCGTCGCTTTATAGAAAGTCAACTACCTAAATACATGATGCCTCAGACATTTGTGATCTTGGCAGATTTACCGTTAACTCCTAATGGCAAGATAGATTATTTGGCTTTACCAGATCCGCAGCTATCTCGCACCTCATCAGCAACAGATGTGATTACACCTCGCACTCCTACAGAAACCCTTGTAGCTCAAATTTTTTCGCAAGTATTAGAGATTGATTCGGTGGGTATTAACGATGACTTTTTCGATTTGGGAGGAAATTCTTTACTAGCTATTCAACTTACTACTAAGTTATTTCAAGCTTTGGATATCGAGTTAACGGTTGTGGAAATATTTAAAAATGCTACCGTCGCCACTTTAGCCACAAGTATTGACAAAATGCAAATCTTGAAACAGTTATCGGCTGCTGCTGTTGAGAATTTAAACGAACGAGAGGAATTAGAAATATGA
- a CDS encoding type I polyketide synthase: protein MEQQTNGLEIAIIGMAGRFPGSNNTQIFWENLINGKELVSAFTHSDSSANGSIKAGGVLSDIDLFDADFFGFNPREAETMDPQHRLFLECAWEALEDAGCNSETESRPIGVYAGVGMGTYLLNNLSLHPDLMASQSFLQTLVGADKDYLSTRVSYKLNLRGPSISIGTACSSSLVAVHLACQSLLSGECDMALAAGVAVKVPQSEATLFPEEIGATDGHCKAFDAKANGTVGGNGLGVVVLKRLEDAVAEGDHIYAVIKGSAINNDGAVKVGYTAPSQEGQAKVIRTAQIMAEVAPETISYLETHGTGTAMGDPIEVKAMTEAFQSSTNKKGYCAIGSVKTNIGHLDAAAGIAGMIKTALALKYQKLPPSLNFSEPNPNIDFENSPFYVNTKLTDWETNGTPRRAGVSAFGFGGTNVHLILEEAPRKQLSVNSQQLSARKYQLLVVSAKTSSALETATRNLVNHLKQHPEVNLADVAYTLQVGRRVFSHRQMVVVEDIKDAIVALESPQKSFSTNKSPVVFMFPGQGAQYADMARELYESESIFQEECDRCCQLLQPHLQLDLRHLLYPSPEQKEEATEKLNQTAITQPALFVIEYSLAKLWMSWGIVPEAFIGHSIGEYVAATLAGVFSLEDALSLVALRGKLIQQCPTGDMLSVYLSTEALSAKLNPELTISVRNSPSLNVVSGSVEAIKKLEIQLLTEDIKCRRLHTSHAFHSPMMASAIAPLKQAISQLKLNPPQVPFISNVTGTWITPEASVDPNYWTQQLQQPVRFSEGITELLKDARRIFLEVGPGQTLSSITRQQATDRTILNSLRHPQEDNSDLALLLNTLGRLWLVGVEIDWTKFHIHHQRDRLSLPTYPFERQRYWIDPPEQKDHSPLGSPNKKPDIAEWFYVPSWKRSMTPFHQVIDLNNHQCWLVFMDGANLGSVMGRRLEESGATVIRVAMGEEFSRVSENIYTINPSDRQDYDRLIREVLKLGQIPLIAHLWTVSCDLSFAESQVLGFDSLLYLAQAIATQNFTDPLHLGVVSSNIHNVTGNETISPEKATILGTCQVIPQEYANITCNHIDLAGANFSYSEFIDRLITEIASKSTDTVVAYRDNSRWLPTYESVRLAENQDIAPLKEEGVYLITGGWGGIGFTIAKYLAETVRAKLVLVSRSIPSKATWTNANHDEATTAKIHQILELEQLGAEILSLSADVSDAVQMATVAQSVERVFGKINGIFHTAGIPGSGIIQLKTPEMVAQVMAAKVKGTLVIKQIFKDVPLDFLVLFSSISSTLGGVGQVDYSAANVFLDSFARSPDAQKNWLTTAINWDIWQQVGMGANMINLPDAFKQKRLETLKAGITNNEGLDALKRVLQSGLDRIIVSTKDWQGVLSRRDEIVLDEFDPVQSVTGLPTSASSYDAPTNHIEQGIAQVWQEQLGIELIGIHDNFFELGGHSLLAMKVISRLRGIFAVDLSLRNLLETPTIAQIADAIANAGNPQPEAELHNVLTAIENLSAEELQELLGTSKK from the coding sequence ATGGAACAGCAAACAAACGGTTTGGAAATAGCGATTATTGGTATGGCTGGGCGTTTCCCAGGTAGTAATAATACCCAAATATTTTGGGAAAATTTAATTAATGGGAAGGAATTAGTTTCAGCTTTTACCCATTCTGATTCCTCAGCTAATGGGAGTATAAAAGCAGGTGGCGTACTGTCAGATATAGATTTATTTGATGCTGACTTTTTTGGCTTTAATCCCAGAGAAGCTGAAACAATGGACCCCCAACACCGTTTATTCTTAGAATGCGCTTGGGAAGCCTTGGAAGACGCAGGTTGTAATTCCGAAACTGAGTCAAGACCTATTGGTGTATATGCTGGTGTGGGTATGGGAACATACTTACTTAACAATCTTAGTCTTCACCCAGATTTAATGGCATCTCAAAGTTTTTTACAAACTCTGGTTGGAGCGGATAAAGATTATCTTTCTACTCGCGTATCCTACAAATTGAATCTCAGAGGCCCTAGCATCAGCATCGGTACAGCTTGTTCTAGTTCTTTAGTCGCAGTTCATCTCGCCTGTCAAAGCTTGCTTAGTGGTGAATGCGATATGGCTTTAGCCGCCGGGGTAGCTGTGAAAGTTCCTCAGAGTGAAGCCACTCTCTTTCCAGAAGAAATTGGTGCTACTGATGGACATTGTAAAGCTTTTGATGCCAAAGCTAACGGGACAGTGGGCGGTAATGGACTGGGAGTTGTCGTCTTAAAGCGGTTAGAAGATGCTGTGGCTGAAGGAGACCATATCTATGCGGTGATTAAAGGTTCAGCAATTAATAATGATGGTGCTGTCAAAGTCGGCTACACCGCACCGAGTCAAGAAGGTCAAGCAAAAGTAATTCGCACTGCCCAAATTATGGCAGAAGTCGCACCAGAAACCATTAGTTATCTAGAAACTCATGGTACGGGAACGGCGATGGGCGACCCGATTGAAGTTAAAGCCATGACTGAGGCTTTTCAAAGCAGTACTAACAAAAAAGGCTACTGTGCGATCGGTTCAGTCAAAACCAATATCGGACATTTAGATGCAGCCGCAGGTATTGCTGGCATGATTAAAACTGCATTAGCTCTTAAATACCAAAAACTGCCCCCCAGCCTCAATTTTAGTGAGCCAAATCCCAATATTGATTTTGAAAATAGTCCTTTTTACGTCAATACCAAACTTACTGATTGGGAAACTAACGGTACTCCTCGTCGCGCTGGGGTGAGTGCTTTTGGGTTTGGTGGAACTAATGTTCACTTAATTTTAGAAGAAGCACCCAGGAAACAGTTATCAGTTAATAGTCAGCAGTTATCAGCTAGAAAATATCAGCTTTTAGTTGTTTCGGCTAAAACCAGTTCTGCTTTAGAAACTGCTACCAGGAATTTAGTTAATCATTTAAAACAACACCCAGAAGTTAATTTGGCTGATGTCGCTTATACGTTGCAAGTAGGTCGTCGAGTATTTAGTCATCGTCAGATGGTTGTTGTGGAAGATATTAAAGATGCAATCGTCGCCTTAGAGTCGCCCCAAAAAAGTTTCAGCACAAATAAGTCGCCTGTGGTGTTTATGTTTCCGGGACAAGGGGCGCAGTATGCAGATATGGCCAGAGAACTGTATGAGAGCGAATCTATTTTTCAAGAGGAATGCGATCGCTGTTGTCAATTACTCCAACCCCATTTACAGTTAGATTTGCGTCATCTCCTGTATCCGTCGCCAGAACAGAAGGAAGAAGCCACAGAAAAATTAAATCAGACCGCAATTACTCAACCAGCTTTATTTGTAATTGAGTATTCCCTCGCCAAACTGTGGATGTCTTGGGGAATTGTTCCCGAAGCTTTCATTGGTCATAGCATTGGGGAATATGTCGCCGCTACTCTAGCTGGTGTTTTCTCTTTAGAAGATGCGCTCTCTTTAGTCGCCCTCCGCGGAAAATTGATACAGCAATGTCCTACGGGAGATATGCTTTCAGTTTATTTATCAACCGAGGCGTTGTCAGCTAAATTAAATCCAGAGTTAACCATTTCTGTGAGGAATAGTCCTTCTCTGAATGTAGTTTCAGGTTCGGTAGAAGCGATTAAAAAACTCGAAATCCAGTTACTGACAGAAGACATCAAGTGTCGTCGCTTGCATACTTCTCATGCTTTTCACTCTCCCATGATGGCATCGGCGATCGCGCCTTTAAAGCAGGCAATTAGTCAACTCAAACTCAATCCCCCCCAAGTTCCTTTTATTTCTAACGTTACAGGTACGTGGATAACTCCAGAAGCATCTGTAGACCCTAACTATTGGACACAACAGCTACAGCAACCAGTGAGATTTTCTGAGGGAATTACTGAATTACTCAAAGATGCACGGCGGATTTTTCTAGAAGTCGGCCCTGGACAAACTTTAAGCAGCATCACCAGACAGCAAGCCACTGACAGAACTATACTTAATTCACTCCGCCATCCTCAAGAGGATAATTCTGATCTAGCTTTGTTGCTCAATACTCTAGGACGGCTATGGCTGGTAGGAGTAGAGATAGATTGGACTAAATTCCATATCCACCATCAACGCGATCGCCTGTCGTTACCGACCTATCCCTTTGAACGTCAGCGTTACTGGATCGATCCACCAGAACAGAAAGATCATTCCCCTCTAGGATCACCAAACAAAAAACCCGATATCGCCGAATGGTTTTACGTTCCTTCTTGGAAGCGTTCTATGACACCATTTCACCAGGTCATTGATCTGAACAATCATCAATGCTGGTTGGTGTTTATGGATGGTGCTAATTTGGGTTCAGTTATGGGGCGACGACTGGAAGAAAGCGGGGCTACCGTGATTCGAGTCGCTATGGGGGAAGAGTTCAGCCGAGTCAGCGAAAACATCTATACAATTAATCCCAGCGATCGCCAAGATTACGATAGACTAATTCGAGAAGTTCTGAAATTGGGGCAAATCCCCCTCATCGCTCATCTCTGGACTGTTAGCTGCGATTTATCTTTCGCAGAATCTCAAGTTTTGGGTTTTGATAGTTTACTCTATTTAGCTCAGGCGATCGCCACCCAAAATTTTACAGATCCATTGCATCTAGGCGTGGTGTCTAGCAATATCCACAATGTCACGGGAAATGAAACAATTTCTCCAGAAAAAGCCACTATCCTCGGTACTTGCCAAGTTATTCCCCAAGAGTATGCCAATATTACCTGTAATCATATCGATTTAGCCGGTGCTAATTTCTCCTACAGCGAATTTATTGACCGCCTGATTACAGAGATTGCTAGTAAATCCACAGATACAGTTGTTGCCTATCGAGACAATTCTCGCTGGTTACCCACTTACGAATCAGTCCGTTTGGCAGAGAATCAAGATATAGCACCTTTAAAAGAAGAAGGCGTTTATCTGATTACAGGCGGTTGGGGCGGTATTGGCTTCACCATCGCCAAATATTTAGCCGAGACAGTCAGAGCCAAATTGGTTTTAGTCAGCCGTTCTATCCCATCAAAAGCAACGTGGACAAATGCCAACCATGACGAAGCTACTACTGCTAAAATTCATCAAATATTGGAATTAGAACAGCTTGGGGCTGAAATTCTGTCTCTGAGCGCAGACGTTTCTGATGCTGTCCAAATGGCAACTGTCGCCCAATCAGTAGAGCGCGTTTTTGGTAAAATAAACGGCATCTTTCACACGGCGGGAATTCCTGGAAGTGGGATTATTCAACTAAAAACCCCAGAAATGGTAGCGCAGGTAATGGCAGCGAAAGTCAAAGGAACGTTAGTAATTAAGCAGATATTTAAAGATGTACCTTTAGATTTCTTGGTGCTTTTTTCTTCCATCAGTTCTACTTTAGGTGGAGTGGGACAGGTTGATTACTCTGCGGCTAATGTCTTCTTAGATAGTTTCGCGCGATCGCCAGATGCTCAAAAAAACTGGTTGACAACCGCAATTAATTGGGATATTTGGCAACAAGTTGGCATGGGAGCCAACATGATTAATCTTCCCGATGCTTTCAAGCAAAAGCGATTAGAAACCCTGAAGGCAGGTATTACCAACAACGAAGGATTAGACGCATTGAAGCGTGTGCTGCAAAGTGGACTAGATCGAATCATTGTCTCAACTAAAGATTGGCAGGGGGTACTCTCTCGACGAGATGAGATTGTTCTGGATGAATTTGACCCAGTGCAGAGCGTAACAGGTTTACCCACTTCAGCTAGTAGCTATGACGCACCAACTAATCACATCGAGCAAGGAATTGCTCAAGTTTGGCAAGAACAACTCGGTATCGAGTTAATAGGCATTCATGACAACTTCTTTGAGTTAGGCGGACATTCTCTATTAGCGATGAAAGTGATCTCGCGACTGCGGGGAATTTTTGCAGTAGATTTGTCCCTACGCAATCTTTTAGAGACTCCAACTATAGCTCAAATTGCCGATGCGATCGCCAACGCAGGAAACCCCCAACCAGAAGCAGAACTCCATAACGTCCTCACCGCCATCGAAAATTTGTCAGCCGAAGAACTCCAAGAACTTTTAGGGACTTCCAAGAAATAA